DNA sequence from the Candidatus Neomarinimicrobiota bacterium genome:
GTGACCGTCTTGCACTAAAAAAATTAACTGAAGCGAACCTTCGTTTTGTGGTCTCTGTGGCCAAAGATTATCAGGGTCAGGGTTTGCCGCTGACTGACCTCATCAATGAGGGCAACCTTGGTTTGATCAAGGCTGCTGAGCGTTTTGATGAGACCCGTGGTTTTAAATTTATCTCCTATGCTGTCTGGTGGATTCGTCAATCCATTCTCCAGGCACTGGCAGAGCATTCACGTATTGTTCGTCTTCCCTTGAATCGTGTCGGTACCATTTCCAAGATTTCAAAAACTTCTGATCGTCTTGAGCAGAAACTGGAACGAACACCTACCGAGCGTGAAATTGCCAAGGAACTGGACATGGCCCCTGAAGAAGTGGCCGATGCCATTCGTATCTCCAAGCGCCACCATTCCCTGGATGCACCTTTCCAGGAAGAAGAAAAAAATTCACTCATGGATGTGATTGAGGATGAGCATCAGGATGCTCCTGATTTCGATCTCATGTCTGATTCATTAAAAAAAGAAATTCGATCTGCCCTGGACACTCTGAAAGATAGAGAGCGGGAAGTTATCCGCATGTACTTCGGCATTGATCGTGAATATGCATTAACCCTCAATGAAATTGGGGAAGAATTTAATCTGACACGGGAACGTGTACGTCAGATCAAGGAGAAGGCCATCAAGCGTCTCCAGCACAAATCCCGTAGTCGTAAACTGCAGACCTATCTAGGTTAATTTGAGAGGAGGTGAATTCGCACTATGTCAGTAATGGTAACTGTTAAACGAGATGAGCCGTTTGAAAAGGCACTGAGACGTTTTAAGAAAAAGTACGAGAAAGCTGGTATTCTGAAAGATGTTAAGAAGAACTCCTTCTACCTCAAGCCAACCGAAGAGCGACGTCTACGTCGCGCCAAGGCAGCCAAGCGTAGCCGTCAGACTCCTCGCTACTAAACTTTAGCGTGGATTAGAATTAGAACCCCGGGAAATTCCTGGGGTTTTTTTATTATAAAAGGATTCGTGCCTACACCGCTCATTTATTTTTTTAGTTTTCTCTAGAGTACTTCCACCCTGGTTTAGCATGTATATCCCATGTAGATTATTAGATCAACTAGAGCTAGTAGAAAAACCATATGACAGGTGTTGATATGTCCAAATCCCTTTATTTGCTCGGTGTAATTCTGGCGCTTTTCGTAGGGCTCGGAGCCTACACTTTTAACTATGGTGAAGGGTTGTCCTACTTTAGTAAGAATCCAGAAGCCTGTATGAATTGCCACATCATGCGAGCCCAATTTGACTCCTGGCAGAAGGCCAGTCATCATACTGCTGCAACCTGCGTCGATTGTCATTTACCTCATGCTTTTATTGGAAAATATATAGCCAAGGCTGAAAATGGCTACAACCATTCAAAAGCTTTTACACTCCAAAATTTTCATGAACCAATCATGATTACCTCCAAGAACAGCCAGATTCTTCAAGAGAATTGCGTCCAATGTCATGCTGCGATGGTGGCTGAAATCGCTGATGATCAACATTATAAAAATGAGAACATACAATGTGTGCACTGTCACTCCTCTGTGGGTCACGGTGATAGAGTGGGTCTTGGCGGACCCTTACTCAATAACGAATATGGGGAGCGAGAAGAATGAACAGGCTTGCAAAGTCCAAACCGACCCTGGCCATCTTGATTGTCGTGGTCATCGCAATGACTGCAACGATCACGGCCTTATTGGTGAACATGGTAGAGCGAAAAACAGAGGCCACTAAGAACTATGAGCGCCTGGTTGAGGTTGGCGAGAATGACACCGACCCTGAGACCTGGAAAGCGAACTGGCCACGCCAATATGATGGCTACATGAAAACCGCATTATCAACCAGAACCCGTTTTGGTGGTCATGGAGGCAGTGAAGCCCTGCCTGAACAAAAGATTGAAAGGGACCCCTGGTTGAAACGCATGTTTAAGGGCTATGCATTTTCCATTGATTACAGGGATCGCAGGGGACATGCCTATATGCTTCAAGATCAAGCGGAGACAGAGCGGCAGACCAAGCCACAATCTGGCTCCTGCCTGCATTGTCATGCCTCGCTCATGCCGCTTTATCGGGAGTTGGGTGATGGAGATGCCATGAAAGGATTTGAAGGAACAAACAAATACTCCTATCAGGAACTATACCAATTATTGGAGGAGAACGGCAACGCTCACCCTGTTTCCTGTGTGGATTGTCATTCACCCAAGACCATGGAAATCAGGGTAACCAGACCTGGATTTATCCTGGGCATACAAGCCTTGGCTGAGTCTGATGTTCCCGTTCCACACCTCCAATCCATTGAGCGGTGGCGTGCTGGGTCAAAAAACAAACCTTACGATCCAAATCTGGATGCCAGTCGAGGTGAATTGCGGTCCTATGTTTGCGGACAGTGTCATGTCGAGTATTATTGTGGTAGTAATATGACCCTTACTTTTCCCTGGGGAGAAGGTTTGAAGGTTGAACAGGTTGAAAGTTTTTGGGATAATCTGACCTTCCCAAATGGCGATCAGTTTTATGATTATACCCATGCTGAATCCGGTGCAAAAATCCTGAAAGCCCAGCACCCTGAATTTGAGCTTTGGAGTCAGGGTCTACATGCCAGAAGTGGGGTTGCCTGTGCTGATTGTCATATGCCCTATATGCGGGATGGTGCCAGTAAAATTTCTGATCACTGGGTTCGC
Encoded proteins:
- the nrfH gene encoding cytochrome c nitrite reductase small subunit, which codes for MTGVDMSKSLYLLGVILALFVGLGAYTFNYGEGLSYFSKNPEACMNCHIMRAQFDSWQKASHHTAATCVDCHLPHAFIGKYIAKAENGYNHSKAFTLQNFHEPIMITSKNSQILQENCVQCHAAMVAEIADDQHYKNENIQCVHCHSSVGHGDRVGLGGPLLNNEYGEREE
- a CDS encoding ammonia-forming cytochrome c nitrite reductase subunit c552 — translated: MNRLAKSKPTLAILIVVVIAMTATITALLVNMVERKTEATKNYERLVEVGENDTDPETWKANWPRQYDGYMKTALSTRTRFGGHGGSEALPEQKIERDPWLKRMFKGYAFSIDYRDRRGHAYMLQDQAETERQTKPQSGSCLHCHASLMPLYRELGDGDAMKGFEGTNKYSYQELYQLLEENGNAHPVSCVDCHSPKTMEIRVTRPGFILGIQALAESDVPVPHLQSIERWRAGSKNKPYDPNLDASRGELRSYVCGQCHVEYYCGSNMTLTFPWGEGLKVEQVESFWDNLTFPNGDQFYDYTHAESGAKILKAQHPEFELWSQGLHARSGVACADCHMPYMRDGASKISDHWVRSPLLNVNRACQTCHRFSEAELLERVDHIQERNFELLQRAGAALMGQLDAIADAKSRGATESDLQPSLDLQRKAQWRLDFIAAENSMGFHAPQEAARILGEAIDYAHRGSQIATAWSE
- a CDS encoding sigma-70 family RNA polymerase sigma factor; the encoded protein is MAKKVKRIGGDTNRSLSKYLEEIGQYEPLDPKDEISLAQRVKQGDRLALKKLTEANLRFVVSVAKDYQGQGLPLTDLINEGNLGLIKAAERFDETRGFKFISYAVWWIRQSILQALAEHSRIVRLPLNRVGTISKISKTSDRLEQKLERTPTEREIAKELDMAPEEVADAIRISKRHHSLDAPFQEEEKNSLMDVIEDEHQDAPDFDLMSDSLKKEIRSALDTLKDREREVIRMYFGIDREYALTLNEIGEEFNLTRERVRQIKEKAIKRLQHKSRSRKLQTYLG
- the rpsU gene encoding 30S ribosomal protein S21, whose translation is MVTVKRDEPFEKALRRFKKKYEKAGILKDVKKNSFYLKPTEERRLRRAKAAKRSRQTPRY